One segment of Nostoc flagelliforme CCNUN1 DNA contains the following:
- a CDS encoding PAS domain-containing protein gives MSQQQRTLLIVGDSPDDRELYRRYLLRDREYFYTILEATLGVQGLELWQRHQPDAVLLDYRLPDLDGLEFLAQLQPSTPQPCLPVIIVTAQGNEAIAVQAIKAGAQDYIVKEQITPEGLQIAVNGAIETMRLHTQLQQRIERERVVLYITQKIHQSLNLDEILQTTVAEVREFLHTDRVLVFRLKPDGDSTVVAESVGAQWRSLLSSTMYDPCPDKSYIASNQSQLVRYDPTFIKDYIERYYQGQVTAVSDIHDSSIEPCHGELLAQFQVRANLVVPILQDNQFWGLLIAHHCTSPRFWQPLEIDLLKELATQMSIALRQAELYQQAQHQLKERQQVEAELRQREEQLRLALLASRMGTWNWNIQTGKISWSDNLEALFGLQPGEFDGSFEMFAARLHLDDRDRVLADVDRAIATGEDHNIEFRVVYPNGAIRWALSQGKVFYDQQGQPMQMAGIDIDITERKRSAEALHESEERFRQLAENIDAVFWIREVHENRVSYVSPAYKRLWGLNPEEMYQGQQAWVDRIHPEDRESTHRAFHEKAVAGKYDQEYRIFLPDGSIRWVHDRCFPLRDETGEIYRFAGIAEDITDRKQVEEALRQSEERYRCLAELIPQLVWTANPEGALLDVNQRWLEFTGLTLEQSHTIGWKEVVHPEDVIIMAQQWSKAVQQGTSYQAEGRMRQADGVYRWHLHQAIPQKDKQGQIVKWFGSATDIEAQKQLEGERDRLFQLEQAARAEAERANRIKDEFLAVLSHELRSPLNPILGWTKLLQSRKFNETRTLEALATIERNAKLQTQLIDDLLDVAKILRGKLSINASPVNLASVIECAIDTVSTAAIAKSILLHPVLPNIGQISGDSNRLQQIVWNLLSNAIKFTPKGGRVEIRLKQVDDQAQIIVSDTGKGISPDFLPYIFESFRQEDVSITRKYGGLGLGLAIVRQLVEAHGGIITADSPGEGFGATFTVQLPLLNIESEIKQINELSQQALELTGIRVLTVDDDPDARQLITVLLTEYGAQVLTVSSAAEVLANLESFQPDVLVSDIGMPEVDGYSLIQQIRALTPEKGGHIPAIALTAYARVDDYQRAIISGYQRHVTKPLDPQELVQAVVALAQNKPSPSLK, from the coding sequence ATGTCTCAGCAACAGCGCACCCTCCTAATTGTCGGTGATTCCCCAGATGATCGAGAACTCTATAGGCGATATTTGCTGCGCGATCGCGAATATTTCTATACTATCCTGGAAGCAACGTTAGGGGTGCAAGGACTAGAACTGTGGCAGCGACACCAGCCAGATGCCGTTTTACTTGATTATCGACTACCCGATCTGGACGGACTGGAATTTCTGGCTCAATTGCAACCCTCGACCCCACAGCCTTGCCTACCTGTAATTATCGTCACCGCACAGGGCAATGAGGCGATCGCAGTTCAGGCGATCAAAGCGGGCGCACAAGATTATATTGTTAAAGAGCAAATTACCCCAGAAGGGCTACAAATAGCAGTCAATGGGGCAATTGAAACAATGCGGCTACACACCCAACTACAACAGCGTATTGAACGAGAGCGCGTAGTTTTATATATTACCCAGAAAATTCACCAATCGCTGAATCTGGATGAAATTCTTCAGACAACCGTAGCCGAAGTTAGAGAATTTCTTCACACTGATCGAGTCTTGGTTTTTCGGTTAAAACCTGACGGCGATAGTACAGTAGTAGCAGAATCGGTTGGGGCACAGTGGCGATCGCTGCTCTCGTCTACTATGTATGATCCCTGCCCAGATAAAAGCTACATCGCCTCAAATCAATCGCAACTTGTCAGGTACGATCCCACCTTTATCAAGGATTATATCGAACGCTATTATCAGGGGCAAGTAACGGCAGTATCAGATATTCATGATAGCAGTATTGAGCCATGCCACGGTGAATTGTTGGCACAGTTTCAAGTCAGAGCTAATCTGGTTGTACCAATTCTGCAAGATAACCAGTTTTGGGGATTGCTAATTGCTCATCATTGTACCTCACCTCGATTTTGGCAGCCCTTAGAAATAGACTTGCTTAAAGAGTTGGCAACTCAGATGAGTATCGCCTTGCGACAGGCAGAACTGTATCAGCAGGCACAGCATCAACTAAAGGAACGCCAACAGGTAGAAGCGGAACTACGGCAGAGGGAAGAACAGCTGCGATTGGCACTGTTAGCCTCTCGGATGGGAACGTGGAACTGGAACATCCAGACGGGAAAAATTTCTTGGTCAGATAACCTAGAAGCCTTATTTGGACTGCAACCAGGAGAGTTTGATGGCTCATTCGAGATGTTTGCCGCGCGGTTACACCTTGACGATCGCGATCGCGTCCTAGCAGATGTAGATCGTGCGATCGCCACTGGAGAAGACCATAACATTGAATTTCGGGTAGTATATCCCAACGGCGCAATTAGGTGGGCATTGAGCCAGGGCAAGGTGTTCTACGACCAACAGGGGCAACCGATGCAGATGGCTGGTATTGATATAGATATCACCGAACGCAAACGGTCAGCCGAAGCTCTGCACGAGAGTGAAGAACGTTTTCGGCAACTTGCAGAAAATATTGATGCAGTATTCTGGATCAGAGAAGTGCATGAAAATCGAGTCAGCTATGTCAGTCCTGCCTACAAACGACTGTGGGGATTAAACCCGGAGGAAATGTATCAAGGACAACAAGCCTGGGTTGATCGTATCCACCCAGAAGATCGAGAATCGACCCACAGAGCGTTTCATGAAAAAGCTGTTGCAGGTAAATATGATCAGGAATATCGGATTTTTTTACCCGATGGTAGCATTCGCTGGGTTCACGATCGCTGCTTTCCACTTCGAGATGAAACAGGAGAGATTTATCGGTTTGCAGGTATTGCCGAAGACATCACCGATCGCAAACAGGTAGAGGAAGCATTACGCCAAAGCGAGGAACGCTATCGGTGCTTGGCAGAATTAATCCCACAATTAGTCTGGACAGCCAACCCTGAAGGAGCGTTACTCGATGTCAATCAACGTTGGTTGGAATTCACAGGATTAACGCTAGAACAATCCCACACCATCGGCTGGAAAGAGGTTGTCCATCCAGAAGATGTAATTATTATGGCTCAACAGTGGAGCAAGGCAGTACAACAAGGTACTTCTTATCAAGCCGAAGGTCGTATGCGGCAAGCAGATGGTGTCTATCGCTGGCATCTACACCAAGCAATTCCGCAAAAAGATAAGCAAGGTCAAATTGTCAAATGGTTTGGCAGTGCAACTGATATCGAAGCGCAAAAACAACTGGAGGGTGAACGCGATCGCCTATTCCAGCTAGAACAAGCCGCGCGGGCTGAAGCAGAACGTGCCAATCGCATCAAAGATGAGTTTCTTGCCGTTCTCTCCCACGAATTGCGATCGCCTCTCAACCCGATTCTCGGCTGGACAAAACTGCTACAAAGTCGCAAATTCAATGAAACTAGAACACTTGAAGCCTTAGCCACCATCGAACGCAACGCTAAACTGCAAACTCAACTGATTGATGATTTGCTCGATGTCGCCAAGATTCTGCGCGGCAAACTCAGCATCAATGCTAGTCCTGTGAATCTGGCATCTGTCATTGAATGTGCGATCGACACGGTAAGTACAGCAGCTATTGCTAAATCAATACTATTGCATCCAGTACTGCCGAATATTGGGCAAATCTCTGGAGATTCCAACCGCCTGCAACAGATCGTTTGGAATTTACTTTCTAATGCTATAAAGTTTACTCCCAAAGGCGGACGGGTAGAAATCCGACTAAAGCAAGTCGATGATCAAGCACAGATTATCGTCAGCGACACTGGCAAAGGTATTAGCCCTGACTTTCTCCCGTATATTTTTGAATCATTCCGTCAAGAAGATGTCTCAATTACTCGCAAGTATGGCGGGTTAGGATTGGGGTTAGCGATCGTCCGTCAGTTAGTTGAGGCTCATGGCGGCATCATCACGGCTGATAGTCCTGGTGAAGGCTTTGGAGCCACCTTTACAGTCCAGTTGCCACTGCTGAATATTGAATCGGAAATCAAGCAGATAAATGAGTTGTCACAACAAGCACTCGAACTCACGGGGATTCGAGTCCTCACAGTTGATGATGATCCTGATGCCCGTCAGCTAATAACAGTATTACTTACTGAATACGGAGCGCAAGTCCTGACTGTTTCCTCTGCGGCAGAAGTGTTGGCAAACCTGGAGTCCTTTCAACCCGATGTCTTAGTCAGTGATATTGGGATGCCCGAAGTTGATGGTTATTCTCTGATTCAACAAATCCGAGCTTTAACCCCGGAAAAAGGGGGACACATTCCTGCGATCGCTTTGACTGCCTATGCCAGAGTTGATGATTACCAGCGAGCCATAATCAGTGGGTATCAACGGCATGTTACCAAGCCCCTTGATCCACAAGAGTTAGTTCAAGCGGTGGTGGCACTTGCACAGAATAAACCATCCCCTTCTTTAAAATGA
- a CDS encoding PAS domain S-box protein, which produces MPHIRYSHLLRYGIVVLIVALALVLMLMLDPWLSMRKTPFMLFFSAVMVSAWYGGLKSGLLATGLSALLSDYFFLPPAYDLSFDLSNFLRIGLFALQGLLFSILCEALKTAKSQADGNLQKLRVSEERFRLALSSSDIVIFQHDRDLRYQWIHNLQGINTAEEMLGKSDYELFPALVAERLRTIKQKVLETGISTREEVYLTIGGENRYYDLLIEPLRHVDNSIQGIICAGVNITERKQAEERLRHIAEISSLLSTSLDYEETLEQIAKILVPHLADWCSVDILNEDGSIRRLPIAHADPSKAELARKLQEYATDYKGTSAITKVLQTGQSELISEVSDSLLVAGTQNQEHLELVRQLGMKSVMIVPLITQGQVLGTISFVSTQSNRRYDRTDLTLATDISHRAALAVENARLYRDIHQALVHYAESLSLLDALLGAAPVAVCFLDQELRYIRINQVFADINGLTIEEHLGRKFGEILPAMAAELEQQLQQVLDTGEPLLNVEISGKTRQQPERYGYWLGNYYPVNSPMGERIGIGIILADVTAAKQTEVALRESEERFRAMFNQAAVGITLVALDGRFLQANPALCEITGYSHEELIQMNFQEITHPDDLEIDCENARQVLAKEISGYSLEKRYIRKDGSIVWVNLTSSVVWDDNGQPKYALGIIEDISERLAALHEQQAALRERQRVEATQQFLVEASTLLAASFDYEIALKSVANLAVPTLADWCIVDVFQKDWSSKQIAIAIADPTKQSILDEIRRRYPPKTKTKQLVEQLGLGISIFYPELSDYNFVQMAQNEEHLQLLRRLGISSLMVIPVRSRGQLFGAISFFTAESGRHYQQRDLALAEDIARRAAIAIDNARLYQETERSVNRTILLQRITAAFSEALTPQQVADVVVNQGIAALEATGGSVVLLTEGGTTLKVVQAIGYPQTLINTWAAFPITAPNQIAETVRTGQPVFLENLAAMIARYPDLADIVTVIANNAWASIPLVAEGKVIGALGFSFTTGQIFNEEDRGFMLTLGQQCAQAIARAQLYEAEKTARAQAETANRIKDEFLAVLSHELRTPLNPILGWAKLLRTRKFDEATRIRALETIERNAKLQTQLIGDLLDVSRILQGKVRLNLYAVDLKVAIAGALETVRLAAEAKSIEIKTVLNPDIGKVLGDGDRLQQVMWNLLSNAVKFTPTEGRVEVRLEQVGLEAQIQVIDTGKGIMLEFLPYVFDYFRQADAKTTRIFGGLGLGLAIVRHLVELHGGTVQAESLGEGKGATFTVRLPLLKNSELRVESGEASQPEVSTDDTLLAGVEILLVDDQADVREFFSFALEQYGATVTLAESASEALEILTQSKPDILLSDIGMPVMDGYMLLREVRKLTPEQGGQIPAIALTAYAGEINYNQAMAAGFQKHLPKPVDPAELATAIVDLIEQNQP; this is translated from the coding sequence ATGCCCCATATTCGTTATTCCCACTTACTGCGTTATGGCATTGTTGTATTAATTGTCGCACTTGCATTAGTGCTGATGTTGATGCTAGACCCCTGGTTAAGCATGAGGAAAACCCCTTTCATGCTGTTTTTTAGCGCTGTAATGGTGAGTGCTTGGTATGGTGGTTTGAAATCAGGGCTGTTAGCAACCGGCTTATCTGCGTTACTGAGCGATTACTTCTTTCTTCCCCCAGCTTATGATCTGAGTTTTGACTTATCCAATTTTCTGCGAATTGGGTTGTTTGCATTACAAGGATTGCTCTTTAGTATCTTATGTGAGGCATTAAAGACTGCTAAAAGCCAGGCTGATGGAAATCTCCAAAAGCTGAGAGTTAGTGAGGAGCGATTTCGATTAGCGTTAAGTAGTTCAGATATCGTGATCTTTCAGCACGATCGCGATTTGCGATATCAGTGGATTCATAATCTTCAAGGTATAAACACTGCTGAGGAAATGCTGGGTAAGTCTGACTATGAATTATTTCCAGCCTTAGTAGCAGAGCGATTAAGGACAATTAAGCAGAAGGTACTAGAGACTGGTATTTCAACCCGTGAAGAGGTTTATCTGACAATTGGTGGAGAAAACCGTTACTACGATTTGCTGATTGAACCGCTAAGGCATGTAGACAATAGCATTCAAGGTATTATCTGTGCAGGTGTGAATATTACTGAGCGCAAGCAGGCTGAAGAAAGACTCCGCCATATCGCCGAAATTAGTAGTTTACTCTCTACTTCGCTAGATTACGAAGAAACCTTAGAACAGATCGCCAAAATCTTAGTTCCTCACCTTGCTGATTGGTGTAGCGTCGATATTTTAAATGAAGATGGTTCTATTCGCCGTCTACCCATTGCCCATGCAGACCCATCCAAAGCGGAGTTGGCGCGTAAACTTCAGGAGTATGCCACAGATTACAAAGGTACGAGTGCAATTACTAAAGTACTGCAAACCGGGCAAAGTGAATTAATCTCAGAGGTATCTGACTCGCTATTAGTAGCAGGTACTCAGAATCAAGAACACTTAGAACTTGTCCGGCAATTGGGGATGAAGTCTGTGATGATTGTGCCGTTAATCACACAAGGGCAAGTCCTCGGAACTATTAGCTTTGTCAGCACCCAATCAAACCGTCGCTACGATCGCACTGACCTAACTCTAGCCACAGATATTAGCCATCGTGCTGCCTTAGCAGTGGAAAATGCCCGACTTTATCGAGATATCCACCAGGCTTTAGTCCATTATGCCGAATCTCTATCTCTTCTAGATGCGCTCTTAGGGGCTGCTCCCGTTGCTGTATGTTTTTTAGATCAGGAACTGCGATATATCCGAATTAATCAAGTTTTCGCTGACATTAACGGTTTGACCATCGAAGAACATCTAGGACGCAAATTTGGGGAAATTTTGCCAGCGATGGCGGCTGAGTTGGAACAACAGTTACAGCAGGTGTTGGATACTGGAGAACCGCTGCTGAATGTAGAAATCAGTGGTAAGACAAGGCAACAACCAGAACGTTACGGCTACTGGCTGGGCAACTATTACCCAGTGAATAGCCCAATGGGAGAAAGGATAGGGATTGGAATTATTTTGGCAGATGTGACAGCAGCAAAGCAAACAGAAGTTGCCTTACGAGAAAGCGAAGAAAGGTTCCGGGCAATGTTCAACCAGGCAGCTGTTGGCATTACTTTAGTAGCGTTGGATGGACGATTTCTTCAAGCTAATCCTGCCCTATGTGAAATTACTGGGTATAGCCATGAAGAGTTAATTCAAATGAACTTTCAGGAAATTACCCATCCTGACGATTTAGAAATTGATTGCGAAAATGCTCGGCAAGTTTTAGCAAAAGAAATTAGTGGTTATTCCCTAGAGAAGCGCTACATCCGCAAAGATGGTTCCATTGTTTGGGTAAACCTAACATCATCAGTAGTTTGGGATGATAACGGACAACCAAAGTATGCATTGGGCATTATTGAAGATATTAGCGAACGGCTTGCCGCGCTGCACGAACAGCAAGCTGCGCTGCGCGAACGCCAACGAGTTGAAGCCACACAACAGTTTTTAGTCGAAGCCAGCACCTTACTAGCTGCCTCATTCGATTATGAAATCGCCTTGAAAAGTGTGGCTAATCTAGCAGTTCCTACCCTAGCTGACTGGTGTATTGTAGATGTTTTCCAGAAAGATTGGTCAAGCAAACAAATTGCGATCGCAATTGCCGATCCCACAAAACAAAGTATTTTAGACGAAATCCGACGGCGTTATCCACCCAAAACCAAAACAAAACAGCTTGTAGAGCAGTTAGGATTAGGAATCTCTATCTTTTATCCCGAATTATCTGACTATAATTTTGTACAGATGGCTCAAAATGAGGAACATCTGCAATTGCTGCGAAGGCTGGGTATTTCTTCTTTAATGGTGATTCCAGTTCGTTCCCGTGGGCAATTATTTGGAGCAATCTCTTTTTTTACAGCCGAGTCAGGTCGGCACTATCAACAAAGAGACTTGGCTTTAGCAGAGGATATTGCTCGTCGAGCAGCAATAGCGATCGACAACGCAAGACTATACCAGGAAACTGAACGGTCTGTCAATCGCACCATACTTTTGCAAAGAATAACTGCTGCCTTCTCGGAAGCCTTAACTCCCCAACAGGTAGCCGATGTAGTGGTGAACCAAGGCATTGCCGCCTTGGAAGCTACTGGTGGTTCCGTTGTCTTACTTACTGAGGGAGGTACTACCCTAAAAGTTGTGCAAGCAATTGGCTATCCGCAAACACTTATAAATACTTGGGCAGCTTTTCCCATCACAGCACCTAACCAAATAGCAGAAACAGTCAGAACTGGGCAGCCGGTTTTTTTAGAAAATTTAGCAGCCATGATTGCTAGATATCCCGACTTAGCAGATATTGTGACTGTTATAGCGAATAATGCCTGGGCTTCTATTCCCTTGGTAGCAGAAGGTAAAGTAATTGGGGCTTTGGGATTCAGCTTTACTACTGGACAAATATTTAATGAAGAAGACCGGGGATTTATGTTGACACTGGGACAACAGTGTGCGCAAGCGATCGCCCGCGCTCAACTTTACGAAGCCGAAAAAACTGCAAGGGCACAAGCCGAGACAGCCAACCGGATTAAAGATGAATTTCTCGCTGTCCTTTCCCATGAACTTAGAACTCCCCTAAATCCAATTTTAGGATGGGCGAAGTTACTCAGAACCCGCAAGTTTGACGAAGCCACTAGAATCCGGGCATTGGAAACAATCGAGCGTAATGCCAAGTTACAAACCCAACTGATTGGAGATTTACTTGATGTTTCGCGGATTTTACAAGGTAAAGTCAGGTTAAATCTTTATGCAGTGGATTTGAAAGTAGCGATCGCAGGTGCATTAGAAACGGTGCGTTTAGCAGCAGAAGCCAAATCAATTGAAATAAAAACGGTGCTAAATCCTGATATCGGCAAAGTTTTGGGTGATGGCGATCGCTTGCAACAAGTAATGTGGAATCTCCTCTCCAATGCCGTTAAATTCACACCCACAGAAGGACGAGTAGAAGTACGTCTAGAGCAAGTTGGGTTAGAAGCCCAAATCCAGGTGATTGATACAGGTAAGGGAATCATGCTGGAATTTTTGCCTTACGTATTTGATTACTTCCGACAAGCAGATGCCAAGACAACCAGGATATTTGGGGGACTGGGATTGGGACTAGCAATTGTGCGTCATCTGGTAGAACTTCACGGTGGTACAGTTCAGGCAGAGAGTCTGGGAGAAGGAAAAGGAGCTACCTTTACAGTAAGACTACCTTTGCTCAAAAATTCTGAGTTGCGAGTTGAGAGTGGTGAAGCTTCTCAACCAGAAGTTAGTACTGACGACACATTACTTGCTGGAGTAGAAATCTTGCTTGTGGACGATCAAGCAGATGTACGAGAGTTTTTTAGCTTTGCGCTAGAACAATATGGCGCAACTGTAACACTAGCTGAATCAGCAAGTGAAGCGCTGGAAATACTAACTCAATCAAAGCCAGATATTTTGTTAAGCGATATTGGAATGCCTGTAATGGATGGCTATATGCTGCTGCGCGAGGTGAGAAAATTAACACCAGAGCAAGGCGGGCAAATTCCTGCGATCGCTTTAACTGCTTATGCTGGAGAAATTAACTACAACCAAGCAATGGCAGCAGGATTTCAAAAACACCTACCTAAACCCGTCGATCCAGCAGAATTAGCTACTGCGATCGTTGATCTTATCGAACAGAATCAGCCTTGA
- a CDS encoding sucrose-phosphate phosphatase, with translation MAKFLFVTDLDDTLVYRTVGDDSALAELNQLLSQHRQEYGTKIVYSTGRSPVLYKELQAQKNLLEPDALVLAVGTEIYLDGTDTPDSGWSEILSPGWERETVLSITKKYRELVRQPDSEQRPFKVSFFLEQDASANVLPQLEAELQKYKLNVKLIYSSGIDLDIVPHSSDKGQAMQFLRQKWKFAAEQTVVCGDSGNDIALFAVGNAQGIIVGNARKELLQWHNEHPSEHRYLAKSFCAGGIIEGLNYFGLL, from the coding sequence ATGGCTAAATTCCTTTTTGTAACAGATTTGGATGACACCCTCGTGTATCGCACAGTGGGCGATGACAGCGCCTTAGCAGAACTAAATCAACTGCTAAGTCAACATCGCCAAGAATACGGTACGAAAATTGTTTATTCTACTGGGCGATCGCCTGTACTTTACAAAGAACTCCAAGCTCAAAAAAATCTTTTGGAACCCGATGCCCTCGTCCTGGCTGTGGGTACAGAAATTTACCTTGATGGTACTGATACTCCAGACTCAGGTTGGTCAGAAATCCTCTCTCCGGGATGGGAAAGGGAAACTGTATTATCTATTACTAAAAAATACCGTGAGTTAGTTCGGCAACCAGATTCAGAACAGCGTCCCTTTAAAGTGAGCTTTTTCCTAGAACAAGATGCATCTGCAAATGTTCTACCACAACTTGAAGCGGAGTTGCAGAAATATAAATTAAATGTAAAGTTAATCTACAGTAGCGGTATTGACCTTGACATTGTACCCCATAGCAGCGATAAAGGTCAGGCAATGCAGTTTTTACGCCAAAAGTGGAAATTTGCAGCAGAACAAACAGTTGTCTGTGGTGATTCGGGTAATGATATTGCTTTATTTGCTGTAGGCAACGCACAGGGAATCATTGTGGGGAATGCCCGAAAAGAGTTACTCCAATGGCACAATGAGCATCCCTCTGAACACCGCTACCTGGCAAAAAGTTTTTGTGCAGGTGGAATTATTGAAGGCTTAAATTATTTTGGTCTCTTGTAA
- a CDS encoding histidine phosphatase family protein, protein MTLNLYFLRHGETTFSQSGNFCGETDAELTTEGMEMASGFADVYQKLKWEGVYVSPMKRTIATAKPFCDAIGMDMQLRDGLREGSYGEWERKSKSFTQENYAENYVKWLTEPAWNAPLGGETAVDIANRSMPVIAEIQEKHPEGNVLVVSHKATIRIMLCSLLGIDLGRYRYRVNILVASVSMVKFDVHGPLLEILGDRYHIPDHIRSRPGT, encoded by the coding sequence ATGACACTCAATTTATATTTCTTGCGACATGGAGAAACTACTTTTAGCCAAAGTGGTAATTTCTGCGGTGAAACTGATGCGGAGTTGACAACAGAGGGGATGGAGATGGCATCTGGTTTTGCCGATGTTTATCAAAAATTGAAGTGGGAGGGGGTTTATGTTAGCCCGATGAAGCGCACAATTGCAACTGCCAAGCCATTTTGTGATGCTATCGGTATGGATATGCAGTTGCGTGACGGACTTAGAGAAGGTAGTTACGGCGAATGGGAAAGGAAGAGTAAATCGTTTACCCAAGAGAACTACGCAGAAAACTATGTAAAATGGTTGACAGAACCGGCTTGGAATGCACCACTAGGTGGAGAAACTGCGGTAGATATTGCTAACCGTTCTATGCCTGTAATTGCTGAAATTCAAGAAAAACATCCCGAAGGTAATGTTTTAGTAGTTTCCCATAAAGCCACGATTCGGATTATGCTTTGCAGTTTACTGGGAATTGATTTGGGACGCTATCGTTATCGAGTGAATATTTTGGTCGCGTCGGTAAGTATGGTTAAATTTGACGTTCATGGCCCTTTGTTAGAAATATTAGGCGATCGCTATCATATACCCGATCATATTCGCTCTCGTCCGGGAACATAA
- the bioF gene encoding 8-amino-7-oxononanoate synthase — translation MPTDPYAWLEQSLATIHRANWYRSVQTIHGRPGATVVLAGQEVINFASNDYLGLSGDERLMAAATAAIAEFGTGSTGSRLLSGHRELHRELEEAIASTKQTEDALVFSSGYLANLGVITALVGKRDLILSDQYNHSSLKNGAILSGAVFVEYPHCDIAVLKTQLSQQRQNYRRCLILTDSVFSMDGDLCPLPALLAIADEFNCMLLVDEAHATGVLGKTGAGCVEHFGCTGKQLIQVGTLSKALGSLGGYVAGSSALINFLQNRAPTWIYTTGLSPADTAAALAAIKIVQQEPQRRAQLWQNVHHLKNLLQEQLPNLKLLPSESPILCFQLSNATDALKAGKQLRDAGIFAPAIRPPTVPTSRIRISLMATHEAAHIEKLVAVLKDFNYSEFY, via the coding sequence ATGCCCACTGACCCTTATGCTTGGCTAGAACAGTCCTTAGCAACGATTCATCGGGCAAACTGGTATCGTTCAGTACAAACAATCCACGGTCGTCCAGGTGCAACGGTGGTTTTAGCTGGGCAAGAGGTAATTAATTTTGCCAGCAATGATTATTTGGGATTGTCTGGGGATGAGCGGTTGATGGCAGCCGCGACTGCTGCGATCGCAGAATTTGGGACTGGTAGCACTGGTTCTAGATTACTCAGTGGGCACCGGGAATTACACAGGGAATTAGAGGAGGCGATCGCATCTACCAAACAAACAGAAGATGCTCTGGTATTTAGTTCCGGGTATCTAGCCAATTTGGGTGTCATTACCGCCCTTGTAGGCAAACGTGATTTAATTTTATCTGATCAGTACAATCATTCCAGTCTGAAAAATGGAGCGATTCTTAGCGGTGCAGTATTTGTGGAATACCCGCACTGTGATATAGCAGTCTTAAAAACTCAGTTGAGTCAACAGCGACAAAACTACCGACGCTGTTTGATTCTTACTGATAGCGTCTTCAGCATGGATGGCGATTTATGTCCGTTGCCAGCATTGTTGGCGATCGCTGATGAATTTAACTGTATGCTGCTAGTTGATGAAGCTCATGCCACTGGGGTACTAGGAAAAACTGGCGCTGGGTGTGTCGAACATTTTGGATGTACAGGAAAGCAGTTAATTCAAGTTGGTACTTTGAGTAAAGCTTTGGGTAGTTTAGGCGGGTATGTAGCAGGAAGTAGCGCCCTAATTAACTTCTTGCAAAACCGCGCACCCACTTGGATTTACACCACTGGACTTTCACCTGCTGATACGGCGGCAGCTTTAGCAGCAATCAAGATAGTCCAACAAGAACCGCAACGCCGTGCCCAATTGTGGCAAAATGTACATCACTTAAAAAATTTGCTGCAAGAACAGTTACCTAATCTAAAATTATTACCTTCGGAATCACCTATACTATGTTTCCAATTGTCCAATGCAACAGATGCCCTCAAAGCTGGAAAACAGCTAAGAGATGCTGGCATTTTTGCTCCAGCAATTCGTCCCCCTACAGTCCCCACAAGTCGGATCAGAATATCTTTAATGGCAACTCATGAAGCAGCACATATTGAAAAATTGGTGGCAGTGCTGAAGGATTTCAATTACAGCGAATTTTATTAG
- the ruvA gene encoding Holliday junction branch migration protein RuvA, which produces MISYLKGIVAGIQTIGANRVILTLEVNGLGYDLQVPQRLANQLPESGGVTQIFTHFQIREEVPFLYGFASPSERDLFRHLLTVTGIGAALAIALLDTLELPDLVQAIIAGNTQILIQAPGVGKKIAERICLELKSKLVEWRKSAGFFVATGGPAPGILEEVQMTLFALGYTAHEVSHALHVVSEDIGLPKDAYVEDWIKQAIAHLSSEQV; this is translated from the coding sequence ATGATTAGTTATTTAAAAGGTATAGTCGCTGGTATCCAAACAATTGGCGCTAATCGCGTGATTCTGACTCTAGAAGTGAATGGCTTGGGGTATGATTTGCAAGTTCCTCAACGGCTAGCAAACCAGTTACCAGAGTCGGGAGGAGTAACGCAAATTTTTACCCATTTCCAAATTCGTGAAGAAGTGCCCTTTCTATATGGCTTTGCTTCGCCATCCGAACGCGATTTATTTCGCCACTTGCTGACTGTCACAGGTATTGGTGCAGCCTTAGCGATCGCACTGTTGGACACCCTGGAACTACCAGATTTAGTCCAAGCAATTATCGCTGGCAATACGCAAATCTTAATTCAGGCTCCCGGTGTCGGTAAAAAAATCGCCGAACGCATCTGTTTGGAACTGAAAAGCAAATTAGTCGAGTGGCGTAAATCAGCCGGGTTCTTCGTCGCCACAGGTGGCCCAGCACCGGGAATTCTCGAAGAGGTGCAAATGACCCTCTTCGCCTTGGGATACACTGCCCATGAGGTCAGTCACGCCCTGCATGTGGTAAGTGAAGATATCGGCCTACCCAAAGATGCTTATGTCGAAGATTGGATTAAACAAGCAATCGCTCATCTCAGCAGCGAACAAGTTTAA